One genomic window of Malaciobacter molluscorum LMG 25693 includes the following:
- a CDS encoding GNAT family N-acetyltransferase — MSKVIIRDANIDDSETIFNFIKELAIYEKALDEVKTNVEGIKQSVFGENSVTYVLIAEYNNEPVGMALYFYNYSTWEGKNGIYLEDLFVTDKYRGIGAGKALLKQLAKIAVEKDCKRVEWQVLDWNKPSIDFYDSIGANGLTEWIPYRLTGDALIEFAKN; from the coding sequence ATGTCAAAAGTAATTATTAGAGATGCAAATATAGATGACTCTGAAACAATTTTTAATTTTATTAAAGAATTAGCAATATATGAAAAAGCATTAGATGAAGTAAAAACAAATGTTGAAGGAATAAAACAAAGTGTATTTGGTGAAAATAGTGTAACTTATGTTTTAATTGCAGAATATAATAATGAACCTGTTGGAATGGCACTTTATTTTTACAATTATTCAACTTGGGAAGGTAAAAATGGTATCTATTTAGAAGATCTATTTGTAACTGATAAATATAGAGGAATTGGTGCTGGAAAAGCATTATTAAAACAGTTAGCAAAAATTGCAGTTGAAAAAGATTGTAAAAGAGTAGAATGGCAAGTTCTTGATTGGAATAAACCATCAATAGATTTCTATGATAGTATTGGTGCTAATGGTTTAACTGAATGGATACCTTATAGATTAACTGGTGATGCATTAATAGAGTTTGCAAAAAATTAA
- a CDS encoding MarR family winged helix-turn-helix transcriptional regulator, whose product MAFESDNIFGVLVANIRNHLKNNLEKDLQEYDISPAQSIIIRRLCEKDNLTQKELAKDTYFKQSSLTLLIDKLEQKGLVERKNKKNDRRAYLICITTKGKNLEKIIKDAGKKVEDEALKDINENTKELMIQTLKKVYSNLK is encoded by the coding sequence ATGGCATTTGAATCAGATAATATATTTGGTGTTCTAGTTGCAAATATTAGAAACCATCTAAAAAATAATTTAGAAAAAGATTTACAGGAGTATGATATATCTCCTGCTCAAAGTATTATTATAAGAAGACTTTGTGAAAAAGATAATTTAACGCAAAAAGAGCTTGCAAAAGATACTTATTTTAAACAATCTAGTTTAACTTTGCTTATAGATAAACTTGAGCAAAAAGGTTTAGTAGAGAGAAAAAATAAGAAAAACGATAGAAGAGCCTATCTTATATGTATTACAACTAAAGGTAAAAATTTAGAAAAAATCATAAAAGATGCAGGTAAAAAAGTTGAAGATGAAGCATTAAAAGATATCAATGAAAATACAAAAGAGCTAATGATTCAAACATTAAAAAAAGTATATTCAAATTTAAAGTAA